A window of the Plasmodium vivax chromosome 12, whole genome shotgun sequence genome harbors these coding sequences:
- a CDS encoding hypothetical protein, conserved (encoded by transcript PVX_116520A) codes for MCPPKNENERGTEGQPAKNTESADTLKRKLSELYAEEGCQYGENGQPEDTSHLVSSGSAGKKRETATEKRNPEEVREKENAHEKKEDNEVDQNGQTSTSKTNTKKHRSSTDEPPNRRKKKKRKKKFNDNGEVTKPSKQMIRINYLLQASFLMNELNPNISREYIKTMRKLSNKFLIKHDKKFKKLFCKKCNSVLIPSATCKVSVNPLNLRKKKKNKNEEVSSNLNGKLRDEFLVSYRCNYCQHDTKFVYENGLTAPRANGTEAV; via the coding sequence ATGTGtcccccaaaaaatgaaaacgaacGTGGCACGGAAGGCCAACCGGCAAAAAATACAGAAAGCGCTGACACGTTGAAGAGAAAGCTCAGCGAATTGTACGCCGAGGAAGGTTGCCAATATGGCGAAAATGGTCAACCAGAAGATACCTCCCACTTGGTTAGCAGTGGAAGTGccgggaaaaaaagagaaactgCCACGGAAAAGCGTAACCCTGAAGAAGttcgcgaaaaggaaaatgcacatgaaaagaaggaggacAATGAGGTAGACCAAAATGGACAAACCAGTACCTCAAAAACCAACACAAAAAAGCATAGATCCTCAACTGATGAACCACCAaataggaggaaaaaaaaaaaaaggaaaaaaaaatttaatgacAATGGAGAAGTAACAAAACCGTCGAAACAAATGATCAGAATAAATTACCTCCTGCAAGCATCATTTCTAATGAATGAATTGAACCCGAACATCTCAAGGGAGTATATCAAAACGATGAGGAAACTTTCGAACaagtttttaataaaacacgacaaaaaatttaagaagctcttctgcaaaaaatgcaactcAGTCCTCATCCCAAGTGCTACTTGCAAAGTTTCTGTTAACCCACTAAatttgaggaagaaaaaaaaaaacaaaaatgaggaggtgAGTAGCAATTTGAACGGGAAGCTGAGAGATGAATTTCTGGTTTCGTACCGCTGTAACTACTGCCAGCATGACACGAAATTTGTTTACGAAAATGGTTTGACCGCTCCGCGCGCGAATGGAACGGAGGCCGTCTGA
- a CDS encoding hypothetical protein, conserved (encoded by transcript PVX_116525A; Apicoplast targeted protein. Curated by Stuart Ralph, Walter and Eliza Hall Institute of Medical Research, Australia.): MNRLRLTPLVVLITTLCGYHTSLGLKPNSPVKILSGNLNERITLHCGGPQSVHILDASYGNPSVDHFLIKKSPSDAPHTLPVVQMLCEGKPSCDIPVNDETFKILSLIKDFHKLVVKYTCTSEALEEFPTYNVKARRGGDNTWDVQFEAEAAKEDLYLHVEDVNALCEKPLLRKKYIDVNEAEKECNSLSNCVFIIFNSDGYTLCESSSYTNATVQRNSKIYVKMSYISGRLPHNYEVFPNVQGVCEKKDVVFEMNSALRLEELYEKCREVDCDYFTMSTANGVKGLPKSFRNYAWFCKGFPKYVSHEGFIFGKNNKRGE, encoded by the exons ATGAATCGCCTAAGATTGACCCCCCTCGTGGTGCTAATCACCACCTTGTGCGGCTACCATACCTCTCTCGGCTTAAAGCCAAATAGCCCTGTAAAAATCCTAAGCGGGAATTTAAACGAAAGGATAACTCTACATTGTGGGGGACCCCAGTCTGTGCACATTTTGGACGCTAGCTATGGAAATCCGTCCGTCGATCAttttctaataaaaaaaa GCCCCTCAGACGCGCCGCACACCCTGCCGGTTGTTCAGATGTTATGTGAAGGGAAACCCAGCTGCGat ATCCCCGTGAACGACGAAACGTTCAAAATCCTATCCCTGATAAAGGACTTCCACAAACTTGTCGTAAAATACACCTGCACATCGGAGGCGCTGGAGGAATTCCCCACGT ATAACGTGAAGGCCCGAAGAGGGGGCGACAACACCTGGGATGTTCAGTTTGAAG CCGAAGCGGCGAAGGAGGATCTGTACCTTCATGTGGAGGACGT aAACGCCCTGTGCGAAAAACCACTGCtcaggaaaaaatacatagaCGTGAACGAGGCGGAGAAGGA GTGTAACTCCCTAAGCAACTGcgtttttatcattttcaatTCCGATGGGTATACACTGTGTGAGTCCTCCTCGTACACAAATGCGACGGTTCAGAGGAACTCCAAG ATTTATGTCAAAATGTCTTACA TTAGCGGAAGGCTGCCCCACAACTACGAAGTGTTTCCAAATGTTCAAG GGGTGTGCGAAAAGAAGGATGTCGTGTTCGAGATGAACTCAGCTTTGCGCTTGGAGGAGCTATACG AAAAATGCAGGGAAGTCGACTGCGACTACTTCACG ATGTCCACAGCTAACGG AGTAAAGGGCCTTCCTAAAAGCTTCCGGAACTACGCCTGGTTTTGCAAAGGGTTCCCCAAATAT GTCTCCCACGAAGGGTTTATCTTCgggaaaaacaacaaaag GGGAGAATga
- a CDS encoding hypothetical protein, conserved (encoded by transcript PVX_116530A), producing the protein MRKKYAKNTQKIRKKCTKNAQKIPAKQTMGEKSNDLSKVHEIKAILRRIKKSENAKEKFGNILKLSRYTSYLQEGEKLKVSQCIDVHFISFLLRSDNCFQLFALRLVNSLVAESTQAYLRRCMPFVNSIIFYYCDFVNELNEQVGAKRARAEGKGEGSDGSDGSERSHELEDAWGNYSTEGINDIYCECLEYLLKMLPFLKEGEIVDNSFFPREGNSVSFDADMYFLQKRLKKGGSPPPPAPFGGARGGLKGVKESLHGGEKREDFHVGEAVIEGVREGVSEGVSEGVGEGGDMLEGDTSRDTSREDPSSGEEDVLAEPVSLVELLFDALSENIRMVEVMRSTVGECNGGEELPKGEETPKGVNTPNGENTPKGETPPKGETHNGGLPNGEPPNRAAPPPDKASLVLNRVRGAECLLNSRSVDMTLLLLNNTLLKLSGSQFVQEYFHLLNRVIETYSQNRVTSMKCQINLNVHIKKQGCLNVLERRSVYKLYANIICLFSKVKVQEEKEVLYTLFSSVYSCLSFSFLNERSVDILKTPLSYMNVELYLFAEQVMKHIGGEKHMGGDTYPFGGTSSRQIIPLICRNIEHVVNFIGQDGVCAVKGQAADSAGDPPPRVNLPMGELHTIIGKIKKAIEVVIEFFKDVKSHLRGVGEQGEVNRSGEKRGVNRSGEQRAVNRSGEPDKLNRSGEPFKTLKEDFNPQLTSMMHLLCNYLLFENGHYVDDLLGLLELFAIWADEERDFLAFLLIIKHVHADRYIHSKQFVTKLFLLILDPSMKNIVHIKILYDIFYKCIFNVVESVQIVQNHHMVKFPPEHVHNFFSQDYDLVLPCNIPIDKLNGVPFVYIICEDEYSKRMDDQLFTRNISSLLSFSVNFFFHYYFFFLMPSKGQAAKSESYLFERNYFNASAGHIRTDERGFFLALKVLFTISSLLFLRFDASVLAALLDRHPALFLQDCLIASLLNLKFEVELGKDVEGEGTLKEKEATRKRSKRLKYFLQNLGLIYLVMYYHPTFVSLLIFRLKQVKKACGEIRFQTSKANMQERHLSICAFLNRFIETYV; encoded by the exons ATGCGCAAAAAGTACGcaaaaaatacgcaaaaaatacgcaaaaaatgcacaaaaaatgcGCAGAAAATTCCCGCAAAACAAACaatgggggagaaaagcaACGATCTGAGCAAAGTGCACGAAATAAAGGCCATCCTGAGGAGGATAAAAAAGAGCGAAAACGCCAAGGAGAAATTTGGCAACATTTTAAAGCTGTCCAGATATACAAGCTATCTACAAGAAGGGGAGAAATTAAAAGTGTCCCAATGCATCGATGTTCACTTCATTTCGTTTCTACTTCGGTCGGACAACTGCTTCCAGCTGTTTGCTCTCCGGCTAGTTAACAGCTTAGTGGCTGAGTCGACTCAGGCCTACTTGAGAAGGTGCATGCCTTTTGTTAactcaattattttttattactgcGATTTTGTGAATGAGCTGAATGAGCAGGTGGGGGCCAAGAGAGCCAGGGCGGagggaaagggggaaggcTCGGACGGATCAGACGGATCGGAAAGATCACACGAATTGGAAGACGCGTGGGGGAACTACAGCACCGAGGGGATCAACGACATCTACTGCGAATGCCTGGAGTACCTCCTGAAGATGCTACCGTTTttaaaagaaggggaaattgTGGAcaactccttttttcctcgaGAAGGGAACAGCGTCAGCTTTGACGCCgacatgtattttttgcaGAAGCGGCTAAAGAAAGGGGGGAGTCCTCCCCCGCCAGCGCCCTTCGGAGGGGCACGGGGCGGACTCAAGGGGGTTAAGGAGTCCctccatgggggggaaaagagggAAGACTTCCATGTGGGGGAAGCAGTCATAGAAGGGGTCAGGGAAGGGGTTAGCGAAGGGGTCAGCGAAGGAGTCGGCGAAGGGGGAGACATGCTCGAGGGGGATACCTCGAGGGATACCTCCAGGGAGGACCCCTCCTCCGGAGAAGAGGATGTTCTCGCTGAGCCCGTCAGCTTGGTGGAGCTCCTTTTCGACGCGCTCAGCGAGAACATCCGGATGGTGGAGGTGATGCGCTCAACGGTGGGGGAGTGCAACGGAGGGGAAGAACTccccaagggggaagaaaccccaaaaggggtaaaCACCCCTAATGGAGAAAACACTCCCAAGGGGGAaaccccccccaaaggggaaacCCATAACGGGGGACTCCCTAACGGGGAACCCCCTAACCGGGCTGCGCCCCCCCCGGACAAAGCCTCCCTTGTGCTGAACCGCGTGCGGGGGGCGGAGTGCCTCCTGAACAGCAGAAGCGTAGACATGACCCTGCTACTCCTAAACAACACGTTGCTAAAGCTGAGCGGCAGCCAATTCGTGCAGGAGTACTTCCACCTACTCAACAGAGTGATCGAAACGTATAGCCAAAACAGAGTCACCTCAATGAAGTGCCAAATCAATCTGAACGTTCATATAAAGAAGCAAGGCTGCTTAAACGTGTTGGAAAGAAGGAGCGTATACAAACTGTATGCCAATAtcatttgccttttttccaaagtgaAGGTGcaagaggagaaggaggtCCTCTACACCCTCTTTTCCAGTGTCTACTCCTGTCTGAGCTTTTCCTTCCTAAATGAGAGAAGCGtcgacattttaaaaacccCCCTATCTTATATGAACGTAGAGCTTTACCTCTTTGCAGAACAGGTGATGAAGCACATAGGGGGAGAGAAGCACATGGGGGGGGACACTTATCCCTTTGGGGGGACCTCCTCCCGGCAGATCATCCCACTCATCTGCCGCAACATCGAGCATGTGGTTAATTTTATCGGCCAAGATGGGGTCTGCGCAGTAAAGGGACAGGCGGCGGACTCAGcaggggacccccccccccgagtgAACCTCCCCATGGGCGAGCTGCACACCATTATAGGCAAAATCAAAAAGGCGATCGAAGTTGTGATTGAGTTCTTTAAGGATGTGAAGTCCCACCTCCGCGGGGTGGGCGAGCAGGGAGAAGTGAATCGGTCGGGCGAAAAGCGAGGAGTGAATCGGTCCGGCGAACAGCGAGCAGTGAATCGATCCGGCGAACCGGACAAACTGAATCGCTCAGGGGAACCTTTCAAAACGCTGAAGGAAGATTTTAACCCGCAGCTAACCTCCATGATGCACCTCCTTTGCAACTATTTGCTCTTCGAAAATGGGCACTACGTGGACGATCTGCTGGGCCTACTGGAGCTGTTCGCCATCTGGGCAGATGAGGAAAGGGACTTCTTGGCCTTCCTCCTAATTATAAAACACGTGCATGCAGATCGGTACATCCACAGCAAGCAGTTCGTAACGAAGCTCTTTCTCCTCATACTCGACCCATCCATGAAAAACATTGTGCACATAAAAATCCTgtatgacattttttacaaatgcatttttaacgTTGTAGAGTCTGTGCAGATTGTTCAAAATCATCACATGGTGAAATTTCCgcctgaacatgttcataattttttttcccaagaTTACGATTTAGTTCTTCCGTGCAACATACCAATTGACAAGCTGAACGGAGTGCCCTTCGTCTACATCATATGTGAAGACGAGTACAGCAAAAGGATGGACGACCAACTGTTCACCCGCAATATAAGCAGcctcctttccttttctgtgaatttcttttttcactactacttcttttttttgatgccCTCAAAGGGGCAAGCAGCCAAATCGGAGTCCTACCTCTTCGAACGCAACTACTTCAATGCTTCCGCTGGGCACATTCGAACGGACGAGCGCGGATTTTTCCTCGCGCTTAAGGTtcttttcaccatttcgtcGCTGCTCTTCCTGCGCTTTGACGCCTCCGTTCTGGCCGCCCTCCTGGACCGGCACCCCGCGCTCTTCCTGCAG GACTGCCTCATTGCTTCCCTCCTCAACCTGAAATTTGAGGTCGAATTGGGAAAAGACGTAGAAGGGGAAGGCACACTGAAGGAGAAAGAAGCAACCCGCAAGAGGAGCAAAAGGCTTAAGTACTTTCTCCAAAATTTGGGATTAATCTACCTCGTTATGTATTACCATCCCACGTTTGTGTCGCTCCTAATTTTTCGCCTCAAACAGGTGAAGAAG GCCTGCGGGGAGATCCGTTTCCAGACGAGCAAAGCGAACATGCAGGAGAGGCACCTCTccatttgtgcctttttaaaCAGGTTCATCGAGACGTACGTGTGa
- a CDS encoding hypothetical protein, conserved (encoded by transcript PVX_116535A) yields MNSISWGDAEDLLREKLRQLKQLQEVKTSDLVGDYLIHFILLVNKIMAKSEEAKRGEELKQERQKKKKIEESIHEIKQKLSQNKHGESFKREEMSPQQDGWRVLNGGDDLREKLPDEATPEGGNSAGQGDKKCNVAQLCEDLTEGFHLCISLLLRGMKGGGGKPIEEEGDGDAGEADRKEQSGASSGGVSSNGVRSSDVGSSGDPISGNPFRGDCPAARREGGAFHLSLLYLALCFYHMHLVSGDREKHHHLHVSLFLLLVSFPHLKDSEIEHYVCVDGKVCLRFDVSVARLLSRVCKMVGLNCKRAGDAHACLFFLTHSCFFLQYAHKGGAVNWEQRAIAGEAADGEHNGSHNPAGGRKKHKYLQNMINLVEHINQVFLECNFFTASTLLSMRSIGLHSSLLKSDIEEVRREECREECSSTLLIESKEPVVGTPKESPPDDELVYLNEELTQEDFHFYGDPVFSGAGEGEKRTDTQIEKKLNKIIETATSLFESISECSYLFLDLHLLSIYEHLVLFCLYMSKDVSKLLHQFKGEKKKKKISQRYEYMAYRNLLEIYIIFLKHNYLRYKKSGGGEEEEDSTYVRACQIYGRMEEVKRTIRSLLQGCGGRSDTHVGSPPVERKKGNIGNRQNGGNPPKSCIKGEYFHTREHFRRNKICIRAGVSGQGEDALGAASYLESTIQVRPSDVKTISNEEPTHYSSRGKTPSKLLGDVFSLVGDSNIAYEFIREHIVGSNTFNFEADEAAEGELGRSQHALPGANGPMSFSAFLRGSIKRVGGSVGEVFSQVWAHAKEVKEVKEATAAVEVNEAMAADATTVTAATTAATPWANVHLADHAADLLQTFQFKRVSLSHMQFDVCNFGHAEYAKLATDKMKKLYRRFSKGRANQQSEQWHLPSLGTPHGGAHPTCTGHCKHAHYLCRNFDEIQFLFKKIKKYKKKTLAYFSLHEETTLHLDILLNSSESYFYFNFFTNSHEQYMQNCRHMLNCISAPLAQITHPQYLSFQREMALKCALILKDIFICLKCNTRMDNMHTNDLNRNRSLSFDDHIGGPLTAQEKGIIRQAVQYYLFFLGTYQIGGESTNAASIDAASTNAASIDAASTNAASTNAASTNAALTNAASPFQSEEEKKSYFDIFFYVCKTLSTVNDRSFVEQALHLYQRLLSYAAKNKMYADERYNEYMRDVCRKSICVLRGRMLDLG; encoded by the coding sequence ATGAACTCGATTTCATGGGGAGACGCGGAGGATCTCCTGCGCGAGAAATTGCGCCAATTAAAACAACTGCAGGAGGTAAAGACCAGCGACTTGGTCGGCGACTACTTAATTCATTTCATCCTGCTGGTTAATAAAATCATGGCGAAGAGTGAAGAGGCCAAACGAGGGGAGGAGCTCAAGcaggaaaggcaaaaaaaaaaaaaaattgaagaaagcATACACGAGATAAAGCAAAAACTAAGTCAAAACAAACATGGGGAGAGTTTCAAACGGGAGGAAATGTCGCCCCAGCAGGATGGCTGGAGGGTACTCAATGGTGGGGACGACTTGAGGGAGAAATTACCCGACGAGGCAACCCCGGAAGGGGGCAACAGCGCCGGCCAGggggataaaaaatgtaacgtTGCCCAACTGTGCGAGGACCTCACGGAGGGGTTCCACTTGTGCATATCGCTGCTGCTGAGGGGGATGAaggggggtggggggaagccTATAGAGGAGGAGGGCGATGGTGACGCTGGGGAGGCGGACAGGAAGGAGCAGAGCGGTGCTAGCAGCGGTGGCGTTAGCAGCAATGGCGTTAGAAGTAGTGACGTTGGCAGTAGTGGCGATCCCATCAGTGGTAACCCCTTCCGGGGCGACTGCCCCGCTGCGCgaagggaggggggggcctTCCACCTCAGCCTGCTGTACCTCGCGCTCTGCTTTTACCACATGCACCTGGTAAGTGGCGACAGGGAGAAGCACCACCACCTGCACGTCagcctcttcctcctgctGGTTTCCTTCCCGCACCTTAAGGACAGCGAAATTGAGCACTACGTGTGCGTAGACGGGAAAGTGTGCCTCAGGTTCGACGTGTCTGTGGCGAGGCTCCTATCCCGTGTGTGTAAGATGGTGGGGTTGAATTGCAAACGGGCGGGGGACGCCCACGCCTGCTTGTTCTTCCTCACGCAcagttgcttcttcctccagtACGCCCacaaggggggagcggtaaaTTGGGAGCAGAGGGCAAtcgcgggggaagcggcagatGGGGAGCATAACGGGTCGCATAACCCCGcgggagggagaaaaaaacacaagtACCTCCAAAACATGATAAACCTCGTCGAGCACATCAACCAGGTGTTCCTCGAGTGTAACTTCTTCACGGCGTCCACTCTCCTCTCGATGAGGAGCATCGGGCTGCACTCCTCCCTTCTGAAGAGTGACATAGAGGAGGTGAGGAGGGAGGAGTGCAGGGAGGAGTGCAGCTCGACGCTTCTAATCGAGAGTAAAGAACCCGTAGTGGGAACCCCCAAGGAGAGCCCCCCAGATGATGAGCTTGTCTACCTGAATGAGGAGTTAACACAAGAGgattttcacttttatgGGGACCCAGTTTTTTCCGGTGCAGgggaaggagagaaaaggaCCGACACCCAGATTGAGAAGAAgcttaacaaaataatagaaaCAGCCACGTCCCTGTTCGAAAGCATCAGCGAATGTAGTTACCTTTTCCTAGATCTACACCTGCTTAGCATTTACGAGCACCTCGTTCTGTTTTGCCTCTACATGAGCAAAGACGTTAGCAAGTTGCTTCATCAGTtcaagggagaaaaaaaaaaaaaaaaaatttcccaacGGTATGAGTACATGGCGTATAGGAACTTGCTCGAGAtttacatcatttttttgaagcacAATTATTTGCGGTATAAGAAGAGCgggggaggagaggaagaggaagacagCACCTACGTAAGGGCCTGTCAGATATATGGGCGCATGGAGGAGGTCAAGCGGACCATTCGTTCGTTGCTTCAAGGGTGCGGTGGTAGGAGCGACACACATGTGGGGAGTCCCCCAgtggagaggaaaaaggggaacataGGAAACaggcaaaacgggggaaacCCACCAAAGAGTTGCATAAAAGGGGAGTACTTCCACACTAGGGAGCACTTCCGCAGAAACAAAATTTGCATTCGCGCTGGCGTCAGCGGGCAGGGGGAGGATGCTCTAGGAGCAGCGTCCTACCTGGAAAGCACCATACAGGTGAGACCCTCCGATGTGAAAACCATATCAAATGAAGAACCCACCCATTATTCAAGTCGAGGGAAAACTCCATCAAAGCTGCTGGGAGACGTCTTCTCCCTCGTGGGCGATAGCAACATCGCTTACGAGTTTATACGTGAGCACATTGTAGGTAGTAACACCTTCAATTTTGAGGCGGAtgaagcggcggagggggAACTCGGGCGGAGCCAGCATGCCCTGCCTGGGGCGAATGGGCCGATGTCCTTTTCGGCGTTCCTTCGGGGGAGCATCAAACGAGTGGGTGGCTCGGTGGGGGAGGTCTTCTCCCAGGTCTGGGCGCACGCGAAGGAAGTGAAAGAAGTGAAAGAAGCGACGGCGGCAGTAGAAGTGAATGAAGCGATGGCGGCAGACGCGACAACAGTAAccgccgctaccaccgcCGCCACCCCCTGGGCGAACGTCCACCTGGCAGACCACGCCGCGGACCTCCTGCAAACCTTCCAGTTTAAAAGAGTTAGCCTGTCCCACATGCAATTCGACGTGTGCAACTTTGGCCACGCAGAGTACGCCAAGCTAGCCACGGAcaagatgaagaagctgtATAGACGTTTCTCCAAGGGAAGGGCTAACCAACAGTCTGAGCAGTGGCACCTCCCTTCTCTGGGGACCCCCCACGGAGGGGCACACCCCACCTGCACAGGGCATTGCAAACATGCACACTACCTATGCCGCAACTTTGACGAAATACAGTTTCTATTtaagaagataaaaaaatataaaaaaaaaacgctggCATATTTCTCCCTACACGAGGAGACAACGCTACACTTAGATATCCTCCTGAATTCCAGTGAGTcctatttttactttaatttttttacaaattcgcATGAACAGTACATGCAGAACTGCAGGCACATGTTAAATTGCATCAGTGCCCCTTTGGCCCAGATAACACACCCGCAGTACTTGTCCTTCCAGAGGGAGATGGCCCTCAAGTGCGCCCTCATCCTGAAGGACATTTTCATCTGCCTCAAATGCAACACCCGTATGGATAATATGCACACGAATGACCTGAACAGAAACAGGAGCCTCAGCTTTGACGACCACATCGGGGGGCCCCTCACCGCGCAGGAGAAGGGGATCATCCGACAGGCTGTGCAATATTACCTCTTCTTTTTGGGCACCTACCAGATAGGGGGGGAGTCCACCAACGCAGCTTCGATCGACGCGGCCTCCACCAACGCAGCTTCGATCGACGCGGCCTCCACCAACGCGGCTTCCACCAACGCGGCTTCCACCAACGCCGCTTTGACCAACGCAGCTTCCCCCTTCCAatcggaggaggaaaaaaaatcctacTTTGACATATTCTTCTACGTGTGCAAAACGCTGTCCACGGTGAACGACAGGAGCTTCGTCGAGCAGGCCCTTCACCTTTACCAGCGCTTGCTCAGCTACGCcgccaaaaataaaatgtacgCCGACGAGAGGTACAACGAGTACATGCGCGATGTGTGCCGGAAGTCCATTTGCGTGCTGCGCGGGAGGATGCTCGATTTGGGGTAG
- a CDS encoding hypothetical protein, conserved (encoded by transcript PVX_116540A), whose product MDRSDEFARLCRKRDKGVALTRREIKCKDEFLIQSSKIYTNLLANCDYVDNNTLRQYNLTVPRSIHVKEKKTRVKSKGNLLYAVNKISEDIDLLKLKTKTETHKQVLLCLNNLLGIFIDIINKYEHNLSSYHLKLSQYTNFCFYDVKGIKCNVDYLNRLNRYIYATGSCDGHFRKPGALLGPTNGGGASQHDVAHTSYHHFGSSIKSYSTGEFPKGENPLGHQAEKEKREKYLLEEGSKQQTMPKEDPMKNAPLRKRRDKRVQFDTYNYVEEEEAEKGKGEFFPPQSSSDNYLLGSNQQLEFKKYVDLFEKEENTYIMETKNKIAKISKLMNIFVTKIYEQNENLSMIEHVVEESIENVAQGNTYLSKMQNKKSMNSLIFFVLVCTSLFLLIFDMFR is encoded by the coding sequence atggatCGCTCAGACGAGTTCGCGCGCCTATGCAGGAAGCGCGACAAAGGCGTGGCCCTCACGCGCAGGGAAATCAAGTGCAAGGACGAGTTCCTCATCCAGAGCAGCAAAATTTATACCAACCTGCTTGCCAACTGCGACTACGTAGATAACAACACGTTGCGGCAGTACAACCTCACAGTCCCCCGAAGCATTCacgtgaaggagaaaaagaccAGAGTCAAAAGTAAGGGCAATTTACTCTACGCTGTTAACAAAATATCAGAAGACATTGACCTTTTAAAATTGAAGACCAAGACGGAAACGCACAAGCAAGTGTTGCTCTGCCTGAACAATCTGCTTGGCATTTTCATAGACATTATTAATAAGTATGAGCATAACTTAAGTAGCTACCATTTGAAGCTGAGTCAGTACACGAACTTCTGCTTCTACGATGTGAAGGGCATCAAGTGCAACGTTGATTACCTGAATAGGCTGAACCGTTATATATACGCCACCGGTTCGTGTGATGGCCATTTTAGAAAACCGGGTGCACTTTTAGGCCCAACGAATGGAGGAGGCGCCTCCCAACATGATGTGGCCCACACAAGCTATCACCACTTCGGTAGCTCCATCAAGAGCTACAGCACTGGGGAgttcccaaaaggggaaaacccTCTCGGCCATCaagcagaaaaggagaaacgtGAGAAGTACCTTTTAGAGGAGGGGTCCAAGCAACAGACCATGCCGAAGGAAGACCCTATGAAAAACGCCCCTCTGAGAAAGCGACGGGACAAGAGAGTCCAATTCGACACGTACAACTACgtagaagaggaggaggcggaaaaggggaagggggaattcttccccccccagagcAGCAGTGATAACTACCTGCTGGGCAGCAACCAACAGCTGGAATTCAAAAAATACGTGGACCTCTttgagaaggaagaaaacacCTACATCATGGAAACGAAGAACAAAATCGCCAAAATAAGCAAATTaatgaacatttttgttACAAAGATTTATGAGCAGAATGAGAACCTGAGCATGATAGAGCACGTGGTGGAGGAGAGCATAGAGAACGTGGCCCAAGGGAATACCTACCTCagcaaaatgcaaaacaagAAGAGCATGAACTCGCTCATCTTCTTCGTCCTCGTGTGCACCTCCCTCTTCCTGCTCATCTTCGATATGTTCCGATag